A part of Victivallis lenta genomic DNA contains:
- a CDS encoding tetratricopeptide repeat protein, producing MKKMIVAVVCFAFAIGVVCGNSEIENYRKAAEQGDAVAQRKLGYRYGNGIGVKQDHAEAFKWYRKAAEQGDAKGQHNLGYCYENGLGVKQNHAEAVKWYRKAAEQGWAYSQFNLGNCYYMGKGVKQDYTEAVKWIRKAADNGDTTAQYALAICYAEGHGVKQDVSEVVKWLRKAAEQGFVEAQFKLAQGYATGELGLPTDYTESAKWLELAAKQGHVEAQYMLGCYYKYGYGVEKSAEQADFWFRKVAEQGYNLPEEALKNNKE from the coding sequence ATGAAAAAAATGATCGTTGCGGTTGTTTGTTTTGCGTTTGCAATCGGTGTGGTCTGCGGAAACTCGGAGATTGAAAACTATCGCAAGGCGGCTGAACAGGGCGATGCCGTGGCGCAGCGCAAACTGGGGTATCGTTATGGCAACGGTATCGGCGTCAAGCAGGATCACGCAGAAGCGTTCAAGTGGTATCGCAAAGCTGCTGAACAGGGGGATGCCAAAGGCCAACATAATCTTGGGTATTGTTACGAAAACGGTTTGGGGGTCAAACAGAATCACGCTGAAGCGGTTAAATGGTATCGCAAAGCCGCAGAACAGGGTTGGGCATATTCGCAATTCAATCTCGGCAATTGTTATTACATGGGAAAAGGTGTCAAACAGGATTATACCGAAGCAGTGAAGTGGATTCGTAAAGCCGCCGATAACGGCGATACAACGGCTCAATATGCTCTCGCAATTTGTTATGCCGAGGGGCATGGCGTGAAACAGGACGTTTCCGAAGTGGTAAAATGGCTCCGTAAAGCCGCTGAACAAGGTTTCGTTGAGGCGCAATTCAAGTTGGCGCAAGGATATGCAACGGGGGAACTGGGTTTACCGACCGATTATACAGAATCTGCGAAATGGCTTGAACTTGCCGCGAAACAAGGTCATGTGGAAGCGCAATATATGCTGGGCTGTTATTATAAATACGGCTACGGAGTGGAGAAATCCGCCGAACAAGCCGATTTCTGGTTCCGCAAGGTTGCTGAACAGGGGTACAATTTACCGGAAGAAGCGTTGAAGAACAACAAAGAGTGA
- a CDS encoding DUF3791 domain-containing protein — protein sequence MSELSFQTFCIEFYSRHIQKTGPEVYDLFQKSGLLEMLETDYEDLHGMGMEALMQFFDEYLAKELKK from the coding sequence ATGAGTGAATTGTCATTTCAAACATTCTGCATCGAGTTTTACAGCAGACATATACAGAAAACCGGCCCGGAAGTGTATGACCTGTTTCAGAAAAGCGGCCTTTTGGAGATGCTGGAAACGGACTATGAGGACTTGCACGGTATGGGAATGGAAGCCCTTATGCAATTCTTCGATGAATATCTTGCGAAGGAATTGAAAAAATGA
- a CDS encoding DUF3990 domain-containing protein — protein sequence MKLYHGGLTVVNSPRIIRSEIGRDFGFAFYTTDIKEQAERWAYRRQRAAVRNGCPSAQAVVSVFEFDEVASRKDLEFLDFPEANLAWLDLVVACRSDHTFTHGKDVITGKIANDNVGETISYVIAGIMRKEDALERLRFQKINNQIAFCSERALSYLKYESCYTVAKVSHD from the coding sequence ATGAAGCTGTATCATGGAGGACTTACCGTAGTAAACTCTCCACGTATTATCCGCAGCGAAATCGGGCGGGATTTTGGTTTTGCGTTCTACACAACCGATATCAAAGAGCAAGCCGAACGTTGGGCTTACCGTCGTCAACGAGCTGCAGTTCGTAATGGATGTCCTTCCGCACAGGCTGTAGTTTCAGTTTTTGAATTTGATGAAGTCGCATCCCGAAAAGATTTGGAATTTCTGGATTTTCCGGAAGCAAACCTTGCATGGCTGGATCTTGTTGTCGCCTGTCGTTCGGATCATACCTTCACACATGGCAAAGACGTGATTACAGGTAAGATCGCCAATGACAATGTAGGAGAAACCATCTCGTATGTTATCGCCGGAATCATGCGCAAAGAGGATGCACTTGAAAGATTGAGATTTCAAAAGATCAACAATCAAATTGCTTTCTGTTCTGAACGTGCCTTGTCGTATTTGAAATATGAATCCTGCTACACCGTTGCGAAGGTTTCCCATGATTGA
- a CDS encoding MarR family transcriptional regulator, protein MLKLNASYSKKVPAEGEYSSQSYHASIECELPDGLNANQLQERIHDTFELVRQSVEAELHGGNRQQQSQQPQQSGKTVPASPKQIRYLLDLARMRGITPQQIAAKFNVADVQQLSKQQCSNQINEWRAA, encoded by the coding sequence ATGTTGAAATTGAACGCATCTTATTCCAAGAAAGTCCCGGCGGAGGGTGAATATTCGAGCCAGAGCTATCACGCTTCCATCGAATGCGAACTCCCTGACGGCCTGAACGCGAATCAGCTTCAGGAACGCATCCATGATACCTTCGAACTCGTGCGGCAGTCGGTCGAAGCCGAACTTCACGGCGGCAACCGGCAGCAGCAATCACAGCAACCGCAGCAATCAGGCAAAACAGTTCCGGCCAGTCCGAAACAGATTCGCTACCTGCTTGACCTTGCCCGGATGCGCGGCATTACGCCGCAACAGATCGCCGCGAAATTCAATGTCGCGGATGTTCAGCAACTATCCAAGCAACAGTGTTCCAATCAGATCAATGAATGGAGGGCCGCATGA
- a CDS encoding PD-(D/E)XK nuclease family protein produces MMETLDELRQEPHWSYSALNTYLNICQAQFMYRYVEHAEAERTSVCFPFGRAFHAALTVQAWECMTGGSLTCDEMVEQFAEAFKVEVKATPNLIYKEGENYDSMVELASRMLDAVSANWSDCYTVKSVARAFKVEVPGLDNSLIGEWDCIVQDGRDICIVDWKTSASRWPAGKAERDLQATVFSYAYEKLTGTTPLFRFDVVTKTKKPSCESHYTSRGFHDFRRFEALASRAQYAINKGVFLPNETSFACGECPYWHRCKQWHLKKWR; encoded by the coding sequence ATGATGGAAACACTGGACGAACTGCGGCAGGAGCCGCACTGGTCGTATTCAGCGCTGAATACGTACCTCAACATCTGTCAGGCGCAATTCATGTATCGCTATGTGGAACACGCCGAGGCCGAACGGACTTCTGTCTGTTTCCCGTTCGGACGCGCCTTCCATGCCGCATTGACGGTTCAGGCATGGGAGTGCATGACAGGCGGTTCTTTGACCTGCGATGAAATGGTTGAACAGTTCGCGGAGGCGTTCAAAGTCGAAGTCAAGGCGACACCGAACCTGATCTATAAGGAAGGTGAGAACTATGATTCGATGGTGGAGCTGGCTTCCCGGATGCTGGATGCAGTGTCGGCGAACTGGTCGGACTGTTACACGGTCAAGAGTGTTGCACGTGCGTTTAAAGTCGAGGTGCCCGGTCTGGATAACTCCCTGATCGGGGAATGGGACTGCATCGTTCAGGATGGGCGGGACATTTGCATCGTGGATTGGAAAACATCCGCGAGCCGCTGGCCCGCAGGAAAGGCCGAACGCGATCTACAGGCGACCGTGTTCAGCTATGCCTATGAGAAGCTGACCGGCACCACTCCGCTTTTCCGGTTCGATGTGGTTACCAAGACGAAGAAGCCGAGTTGCGAGAGCCACTACACCAGTCGTGGCTTTCACGACTTCCGCAGATTCGAAGCACTGGCGAGCCGGGCGCAGTATGCGATCAATAAAGGTGTGTTTCTGCCAAATGAAACATCGTTTGCCTGTGGCGAATGTCCTTACTGGCATCGTTGCAAGCAGTGGCATTTAAAGAAATGGAGATAA
- a CDS encoding DUF932 domain-containing protein, whose translation MGLMIESNARFVGREEIAQVPTPIGTASWKPVPHMEVIDAVGDVVNSRGWQILDEQYGLARDGQKLFGVMRINRSSSPEWSRCIGIRNSHDRSLSVGLTAGITVLVCSNNAFGGSMVIKRRHTRQIRVRDLVIDAVDSLEEEFLTLETVAEGLKIDEVGDDEVRASIVKAAEIQAIPSCDILNVWKEFKEPRHEEFAEPTRWSLLNAFTETAKKYSPARADLCYRGLTRLFGLDGKPSFLWKQ comes from the coding sequence ATGGGACTGATGATTGAAAGCAATGCCCGGTTTGTCGGGCGCGAAGAGATTGCGCAGGTGCCGACTCCGATTGGAACGGCCAGTTGGAAGCCGGTACCGCACATGGAGGTGATCGATGCGGTCGGTGACGTGGTGAACTCGCGCGGCTGGCAGATTCTCGATGAACAGTACGGCTTGGCGCGGGATGGACAGAAGCTCTTCGGAGTAATGCGGATCAACCGCAGCAGTTCGCCCGAATGGAGCCGTTGCATCGGTATCCGCAACAGCCATGACCGTAGTTTGTCGGTCGGTCTGACCGCCGGGATTACGGTGCTGGTCTGCTCGAACAACGCCTTTGGCGGTTCAATGGTCATCAAGCGCCGCCATACCCGGCAAATCCGGGTGCGCGATCTGGTAATCGATGCCGTGGATTCTCTCGAAGAAGAGTTCCTGACGCTCGAAACCGTGGCCGAAGGGCTGAAGATCGATGAAGTCGGAGATGATGAGGTACGCGCCTCCATCGTCAAGGCCGCCGAGATTCAGGCGATTCCGAGCTGCGACATCCTGAACGTCTGGAAAGAGTTCAAGGAACCGAGGCACGAGGAGTTCGCAGAGCCTACCCGGTGGAGCCTGTTGAACGCCTTCACTGAAACCGCAAAGAAGTACAGTCCGGCCCGTGCTGATCTCTGTTACCGGGGATTGACCCGGCTGTTCGGGCTTGACGGGAAACCTTCTTTCCTCTGGAAACAATGA
- a CDS encoding site-specific integrase, with translation MERYGLLSRSGYWYFRIRVPVGLQRLLKCREIKRSLGKCDLNLAEPAAKLARLKLKEIFTQIQEGVMDHKAALLIINEEVGTLSRIIQYKRNAQAKAERLQALANVLTRLKNEANEELSDKDELALIKLFNKKVNEHRNSLDLLTRAILDTPSCDHAEEETKDTEDPDFLMDFFRRSSRKQENTEKLSKQLEPSSPPVASSIPPLAELTEHFCREKTNDNSWAHNTATSGKAHLQLLVEYAQLCSVPLEKMDRAFILQLRDNVLKKLPRKRNTDPAFRSKTLSELLKMNHNSPLSDKSINEYLLTFGSFFEWCRENHYMNADNPAKRLQIQIKRKNNESRDRYSHVELIKIVDELANLPHATPKQQQRNLQLRWIVLIAMYQGMRQNEICQLFVDDVATINGIPCFCVNDSHWSKSLKNQQSFRQVPIHPELLKAGFLEYVCKLREHPVLTQLERNARNQQLDNSEQVRLLFPCMNYSPQHHYTRNLTNFYNQFNRKQITTDTKKTFHSFRHNVITQLAHEDVQRVHIAHLVGHETADTTTRVYTKVDIEKLLTVITKVNYGFDLLEKLHLSPVKDDVLKEQIAHLPVKE, from the coding sequence ATGGAACGGTATGGACTGCTTTCCCGGTCAGGGTACTGGTATTTCAGGATCAGAGTGCCCGTTGGCCTGCAACGGCTCTTGAAATGCAGGGAAATCAAACGCTCATTGGGTAAATGTGACTTGAACTTGGCAGAACCTGCCGCTAAATTAGCTCGTCTGAAGCTGAAAGAAATATTTACCCAGATACAGGAAGGGGTTATGGATCATAAAGCAGCATTATTGATCATCAATGAGGAAGTCGGAACTCTTTCGCGTATCATTCAATACAAGCGGAATGCCCAAGCCAAGGCAGAACGGCTACAGGCTTTGGCCAATGTCTTAACCCGCCTGAAAAATGAAGCCAATGAGGAATTGAGCGATAAAGACGAACTGGCATTGATCAAACTGTTCAATAAAAAGGTGAATGAGCACCGCAACAGTCTAGATTTGCTGACACGGGCAATTCTTGATACTCCTTCCTGCGATCATGCCGAAGAAGAAACAAAAGATACCGAGGATCCCGATTTTCTGATGGACTTTTTCCGGCGGAGTTCCCGAAAGCAGGAAAACACTGAAAAACTTTCAAAGCAGTTGGAGCCTTCTTCTCCTCCTGTCGCTTCATCTATTCCTCCGTTGGCGGAATTGACGGAACATTTCTGCCGAGAGAAGACTAATGACAATTCATGGGCACATAATACCGCCACTAGCGGGAAAGCACACCTTCAACTGCTTGTTGAATATGCCCAACTGTGTTCCGTACCTCTGGAAAAAATGGATCGGGCTTTTATTCTTCAGCTCCGTGACAATGTACTGAAAAAGCTCCCGCGCAAACGGAATACCGATCCTGCATTTAGAAGCAAAACACTTTCTGAACTGCTGAAAATGAATCATAATTCACCGTTAAGTGATAAAAGCATCAATGAATATCTGCTTACATTCGGCAGTTTTTTCGAATGGTGCCGGGAAAACCATTATATGAATGCGGATAATCCGGCCAAACGGCTTCAAATTCAGATTAAACGAAAAAACAATGAGAGCCGAGATCGATATTCCCATGTGGAATTGATCAAAATTGTTGATGAGCTTGCCAACTTGCCGCATGCCACCCCTAAGCAACAACAACGCAATCTCCAGTTGCGATGGATTGTTTTAATTGCCATGTATCAGGGGATGCGGCAAAATGAAATCTGCCAGTTATTTGTCGATGACGTGGCAACTATCAATGGGATTCCCTGTTTCTGCGTCAATGATTCGCATTGGAGTAAATCCCTGAAGAATCAACAATCTTTCCGTCAGGTTCCGATTCATCCAGAGCTGTTGAAAGCTGGATTTCTGGAATATGTCTGCAAACTACGGGAACATCCAGTTCTTACCCAATTGGAACGGAATGCCAGAAATCAGCAGTTGGATAATTCCGAACAGGTTCGGTTGCTTTTTCCCTGCATGAACTACAGCCCGCAACACCACTACACCCGGAATTTGACCAACTTTTACAACCAGTTCAACAGAAAACAGATTACGACTGATACCAAGAAAACATTTCACAGTTTCCGACATAATGTGATTACCCAGTTGGCTCATGAAGATGTTCAAAGGGTACATATCGCCCATCTGGTCGGTCATGAAACCGCAGATACGACAACTCGCGTATATACTAAGGTGGATATTGAAAAGCTGTTGACAGTAATCACCAAAGTGAACTACGGTTTTGACTTGTTGGAAAAATTGCATTTGTCTCCCGTGAAAGATGATGTACTCAAAGAGCAGATTGCCCACCTTCCTGTAAAGGAATGA
- a CDS encoding helix-turn-helix domain-containing protein, whose translation MAKRTTVLFPKTIELLQEFGENLRLARLRRNITSALQAERAGISRVTLSQIEKGSPSVSLGSYVQVLVSLGLEHDLLKVAADDELGRKLQDAGLAVRKRVTSRRNK comes from the coding sequence ATGGCGAAGCGTACCACAGTGCTGTTTCCGAAAACAATTGAGCTGCTGCAGGAGTTCGGCGAGAACCTGCGTCTGGCGCGTTTGCGCCGCAATATCACCTCCGCGCTTCAGGCGGAACGGGCCGGAATCAGCCGGGTGACGCTGTCGCAGATTGAAAAAGGCTCGCCCTCCGTTTCGCTCGGCAGCTATGTGCAGGTGCTGGTTTCACTCGGATTGGAACACGATCTGCTGAAAGTCGCGGCCGACGATGAGCTTGGCCGTAAGTTACAGGATGCCGGCCTAGCCGTCCGCAAACGTGTCACGTCCAGAAGGAACAAGTGA
- a CDS encoding type II toxin-antitoxin system HipA family toxin — translation MERKTVYVYSDWHADATPQLMGELQIQIVRRKEIFAFEFKPAWLKSNDTRILDPDLQLFAGPQYAAGNKNNFGLFLDSSPDRWGRQLMRRREAIRARNEERSPSPLQESDYLLGVYDETRMGAIRFKLSPNGEFVNNDRAMAAPPWTSLRELEAASRNYEDESQSDNEHEKWLSMLIAPGSSLGGARPKANVLDPEGNLWIAKFPSRADSADTGAWEMVVHQLARQVGLRLPECRLDKFSKNGSTFLTRRFDRNGNRRIHFASAMTLLGKTDGADYQAGTSYLDIAKFIMQYGAQPDADLRELWKRIVFSIAVKNTDDHLRNHGFLLTPQGWILSPAYDINPNPNGAGLALNISENDNALDFDLAREVASLFRIDTDAADSFIRQTEESVQNWRKIADRCALSRPAQDDMASAFADKHR, via the coding sequence ATGGAACGAAAAACCGTTTATGTTTACAGTGACTGGCATGCCGATGCGACTCCTCAACTGATGGGTGAATTGCAAATTCAGATTGTTAGGAGGAAAGAGATTTTTGCGTTTGAGTTCAAGCCGGCCTGGCTGAAGTCGAATGACACGCGCATCCTCGATCCTGATCTTCAACTGTTCGCCGGTCCGCAATACGCTGCCGGTAACAAGAACAATTTTGGTCTGTTTCTCGATTCGTCCCCGGACCGCTGGGGGCGGCAATTGATGCGGCGGCGAGAAGCGATCCGGGCACGTAATGAAGAGCGTTCACCGTCCCCGTTGCAGGAGTCCGATTATCTGCTGGGCGTTTACGATGAAACCCGCATGGGAGCGATCCGCTTCAAGTTATCCCCCAACGGAGAGTTTGTCAACAATGATCGTGCGATGGCGGCTCCACCCTGGACCAGCCTGCGCGAGTTGGAAGCCGCCAGCCGCAACTATGAGGATGAATCGCAGTCCGACAATGAACATGAGAAATGGCTGTCGATGCTGATTGCTCCCGGCTCTTCATTGGGAGGCGCACGTCCGAAGGCGAATGTACTCGATCCGGAAGGCAATCTCTGGATTGCCAAGTTTCCGAGTAGAGCGGATTCTGCCGATACGGGAGCCTGGGAAATGGTCGTACATCAACTGGCAAGGCAAGTCGGCCTCCGTCTGCCGGAATGCCGACTTGACAAATTCTCCAAGAATGGCTCTACTTTCCTGACCAGACGTTTCGACCGCAACGGTAACCGCCGCATTCATTTCGCTTCGGCAATGACGCTGCTCGGCAAAACGGATGGAGCTGATTATCAGGCCGGAACCAGTTACCTTGATATTGCCAAATTCATCATGCAGTACGGTGCTCAGCCTGATGCCGACTTGCGGGAACTCTGGAAGCGGATCGTTTTCAGTATAGCAGTAAAGAATACTGACGACCATCTCCGCAACCACGGTTTCCTGCTGACGCCTCAAGGCTGGATACTCTCTCCGGCCTACGACATCAACCCCAATCCGAATGGCGCCGGTCTTGCTCTCAATATCTCGGAAAACGACAATGCCCTTGATTTCGATCTCGCGCGGGAAGTCGCGTCACTTTTCCGAATTGATACAGACGCGGCCGATTCTTTTATCAGGCAGACCGAAGAAAGTGTTCAAAACTGGCGTAAAATCGCTGATCGCTGTGCGCTCAGCCGTCCCGCACAAGACGATATGGCCTCGGCATTTGCTGACAAACACAGATGA